The Candidatus Methylomirabilota bacterium genome includes a window with the following:
- a CDS encoding adenylate kinase, whose product MKKVAVFGNAGGGKSTLARKLAELTGLPLYPLDLIQFRPGGGAVPPDEYAKAHAELLRRDAWIIDGYGSVKSAWERFDVADTLVYVDLPLSTHFRWVTKRLMQGIIRTPEGWPEGSPMISSTIDSYRVLWRCHKHLTPRYRKLVRETRPHQSVHHLQSPREMRAFLAVVKRDASSARRT is encoded by the coding sequence ATGAAGAAGGTCGCGGTCTTCGGCAACGCCGGGGGCGGCAAATCCACCCTGGCCCGGAAGCTCGCCGAGCTCACCGGGCTGCCCCTCTACCCGCTGGACCTGATCCAGTTCCGCCCGGGGGGCGGCGCGGTGCCACCCGATGAGTACGCGAAGGCGCACGCGGAGCTGTTGAGACGTGACGCGTGGATCATCGATGGCTACGGGTCCGTGAAGTCGGCGTGGGAGCGGTTCGACGTGGCGGACACGCTGGTCTACGTCGATCTCCCGCTCTCGACGCATTTTCGCTGGGTCACGAAGCGTCTGATGCAGGGCATCATCAGAACGCCCGAAGGCTGGCCGGAGGGCAGTCCAATGATCAGCAGCACCATCGACAGCTATCGGGTCCTGTGGCGCTGCCACAAACACCTGACGCCCCGATACCGGAAGCTGGTAAGGGAGACGCGGCCGCACCAGAGCGTTCATCATCTGCAGTCGCCACGTGAGATGCGCGCCTTCCTGGCCGTCGTGAAGCGGGACGCGTCGAGCGCCCGGCGGACGTGA